Proteins found in one Deltaproteobacteria bacterium IMCC39524 genomic segment:
- a CDS encoding type II secretion system F family protein: protein MQLLKNTYYALLENADYYGIFLLMFLAVFFMILAISLLIRGRQSGTEGRLRKLVGEGTPSKSGKAASRLMGHNDESLAAKLSKPLHRIASIDKRSVRQKMQLTLVRAGFRSDQAIYNYLTAKILCPIIYALIFMFSRMVYNFQTEVLLSILMLLILGFFTPNLWVFLMTKTRQEKLVKGLPDALDLMVVCVESGLGLDMTFKRVGDEMLPLCKELSDEFTLTTMEVRAGISRADAFKNMNVRTGVSQIISLTTLLAQTSRFGTSLATALRVHADSMRIKRRQIAEATAAKSAVKMVFPLVLFIFPAIFVVLVGPGAIQIIKYLIPALGGR, encoded by the coding sequence ATGCAATTACTTAAAAACACATATTATGCACTTCTGGAGAATGCAGATTACTACGGAATCTTTCTTCTTATGTTTCTGGCTGTATTCTTCATGATACTGGCCATAAGCCTCTTAATCAGGGGGAGACAAAGTGGCACTGAAGGGCGGCTCAGAAAACTCGTAGGCGAAGGTACGCCTTCAAAATCGGGGAAGGCAGCCTCCCGACTCATGGGGCATAATGACGAAAGCTTAGCGGCCAAGCTTTCTAAACCTCTGCACAGGATTGCGTCCATAGATAAAAGAAGCGTCAGACAAAAAATGCAGCTGACATTAGTAAGAGCAGGATTCCGATCTGACCAGGCCATCTACAATTACCTGACTGCAAAGATTCTGTGTCCAATAATCTATGCTCTGATCTTCATGTTCTCTCGTATGGTATACAATTTTCAAACAGAAGTTTTATTGTCTATCCTAATGTTACTTATCCTCGGTTTTTTTACACCAAATCTTTGGGTGTTTTTGATGACAAAGACCCGCCAGGAAAAACTTGTCAAAGGGTTGCCCGATGCTTTGGATCTTATGGTTGTTTGCGTAGAATCTGGCCTCGGCCTCGATATGACTTTCAAGCGTGTCGGCGATGAAATGCTGCCCCTGTGCAAAGAGTTAAGCGATGAATTCACCTTAACAACCATGGAAGTAAGAGCGGGGATATCACGCGCTGATGCGTTCAAAAACATGAATGTGCGCACAGGAGTCTCTCAAATTATTAGCCTTACAACTCTTTTGGCTCAAACCAGTCGCTTCGGGACAAGCTTGGCGACAGCCCTGCGGGTACACGCCGACTCAATGCGTATCAAACGACGTCAAATTGCCGAGGCAACGGCAGCCAAGTCTGCAGTTAAAATGGTTTTCCCACTGGTTTTGTTTATCTTCCCAGCAATCTTTGTCGTACTTGTTGGTCCTGGTGCTATCCAGATTATAAAATACCTGATCCCAGCTCTTGGTGGCCGCTAG
- a CDS encoding tetratricopeptide repeat protein — protein sequence MQCNTCGPGVPMRSILILTIILAVILTSGCSQSARKVSYISDDAASLESLSAKDDTSSMQSKSAQELVTAGFIYLANENLRIAELHFATAINKDPTMVNAFIGLGRIEMSKGNYSAAMVRFGQARELNPQSLYALTGEARALRMEGKLNAAIKKINTAMAIDPKDINVIKELAMIYDLMGKENLSGPLYHEIIVMAPDQAANHNNLGLNYMVRGEYPEAVLSFLHALALEKDNIRIKNNLASAYLLSGDKDNSIEIFRGTVGEAGAYNNVGYLLMTQGHFDDAEQAFKKALQLNPSYYVRAQENLDKLKRTRNKANVYRP from the coding sequence ATGCAATGCAACACCTGTGGACCAGGCGTACCCATGAGGTCAATCCTGATCCTGACAATAATTCTGGCGGTAATTCTAACTAGCGGTTGCTCGCAATCAGCCCGAAAAGTCAGTTATATTTCTGATGACGCAGCGTCCTTGGAATCCCTTTCTGCAAAAGACGACACATCCTCGATGCAAAGCAAATCAGCTCAAGAACTGGTCACTGCAGGGTTCATTTATCTGGCAAACGAAAACCTGAGAATTGCAGAGTTGCATTTTGCAACTGCAATCAATAAAGATCCAACCATGGTGAATGCTTTTATCGGACTTGGCCGAATAGAGATGAGTAAAGGGAATTACAGCGCGGCGATGGTAAGGTTTGGTCAAGCCAGAGAGTTAAATCCTCAATCATTATATGCTTTGACTGGCGAAGCACGGGCATTACGTATGGAAGGAAAATTAAATGCCGCAATCAAGAAGATCAATACAGCAATGGCTATTGATCCAAAAGACATCAACGTCATTAAAGAGCTCGCCATGATTTACGACCTTATGGGGAAGGAGAACCTCTCAGGGCCTCTATACCATGAGATCATAGTCATGGCTCCGGACCAGGCAGCAAATCACAACAACCTTGGTTTAAACTACATGGTCAGAGGCGAGTATCCTGAGGCGGTACTCTCTTTTCTGCATGCGCTCGCACTCGAAAAGGACAATATTCGAATCAAAAACAACCTTGCTTCCGCTTATCTTCTGAGCGGCGACAAGGACAATTCTATTGAAATTTTCAGGGGAACCGTCGGTGAAGCGGGAGCATATAACAACGTCGGATACCTGCTTATGACTCAAGGCCACTTTGATGATGCAGAACAGGCATTCAAAAAAGCTTTACAACTCAACCCAAGCTACTATGTACGCGCACAAGAGAATCTCGACAAACTTAAGAGAACGCGTAACAAAGCAAATGTTTACCGCCCCTAA